A window of the Henckelia pumila isolate YLH828 chromosome 3, ASM3356847v2, whole genome shotgun sequence genome harbors these coding sequences:
- the LOC140889913 gene encoding uncharacterized protein, which produces MGNINGNSNGNPPPLPPAQNGVKLHYEALRRNRTEMFKGDANPEVGRNWMKKMEDQLRLLEVPEALKVEVTIPFLEDKTRKWWEAVSPAMLAVGAITWQQFRIAFLKQYFPAEVKMQKLSDFENLTQTPDMTVVEYTFKFNDLGSYAPTIMGDDDLKLHRFKKGLNSRIQSALAVYQPANFADLMGAAIRAESDIRRRDSEFKNKRPPINQSPQNGQNSKRPNLSGGSSKGTYSAPSRPLIKPCPTYNFRHEGECHRKTGACFNCGKLGHRMTDCPEPVKPRIGPNASTAQAQPKEIKPNARVFAITQEEADDANEVVAGTILINTKPAYVLFDCGATHSFISKRFAKKIGLILEKLTEPLRVATPTNKIIETLKIHRKCKMCVCEQIFDADLVELNMVEFDVILGMDWLSRNHAVVNYRYKNVKLRTTNHEEISFQGKTKSRKPLLSASQVEGDEKWRRILSGYGK; this is translated from the coding sequence ATGGGAAACATTAACGGAAATAGCAATGGAAATCCGCCACCTCTACCACCTGCCCAAAATGGAGTCAAACTCCATTACGAGGCTCTTCGCAGGAACCGAACTGAAATGTTCAAGGGGGATGCCAATCCAGAAGTGGGACGAAATTggatgaagaagatggaggaccAACTTCGTTTACTTGAAGTTCCTGAAGCACTGAAAGTAGAGGTGACGATTCCTTTTTTGGAGGACAAAACAAGGAAATGGTGGGAAGCCGTTTCACCTGCTATGCTAGCTGTGGGAGCAATCACATGGCAGCAGTTCCGTATCGCATTTCTGAAGCAGTACTTTCCAGCTGAAGTTAAAATGCAGAAGCTGAGCGATTTTGAGAATCTTACGCAAACACCAGACATGACAGTGGTGGAATACACTTTTAAGTTTAATGATCTTGGGTCCTATGCCCCAACAATTATGGGAGACGATGATCTGAAGTTGCATCGTTTCAAGAAGGGGTTGAATAGTCGTATACAGTCGGCATTAGCAGTTTATCAGCCTGCCAACTTCGCGGATTTGATGGGAGCGGCCATCCGAGCTGAATCGGATATCAGGCGTCGTGATAGTGAATTCAAGAACAAACGACCACCGATCAACCAATCTCCTCAAAATGGTCAGAATTCCAAGCGCCCGAACCTGTCTGGCGGATCTTCCAAGGGAACTTACTCTGCTCCAAGTCGACCACTGATCAAACCGTGTCCTACCTACAATTTCCGTCATGAAGGGGAATGTCATCGGAAAACTGGCGCCTGTTTCAATTGTGGGAAGTTGGGGCACCGAATGACTGATTGTCCTGAACCAGTAAAGCCAAGGATCGGGCCGAATGCTAGTACTGCGCAGGCCCAACCTAAAGAGATAAAGCCCAACGCCCGTGTGTTTGCTATCACACAAGAAGAGGCTGATGACGCGAATGAAGTCGTGGCAGGTACCATTCTAATCAATACTAagcctgcatatgttttatttgattgTGGTGCCACTCATTCGTTTATATCTAAGAGGTTTGCTAAAAAGATAGGGCTTATCCTTGAGAAACTAACTGAACCACTGAGAGTAGCAACCCCTACTAACAAGATAATTGAGACACTCAAGATACATAGAAAATGTAAGATGTGTGTCTGTGAACAAATCTTTGATGCTGATTTGGTAGAACTCAACATGGTAGAATTTGATGTCATccttgggatggattggttgtctAGAAATCATGCAGTGGTTAACTATCGGTATAAGAATGTTAAACTTCGAACCACAAACCACGAAGAAATTTCATTCCAAGGTAAGACCAAGTCGAGGAAACCTCTCTTGTCGGCTTCCCAAGTGGAAGGCGATGAAAAATGGCGAAGAATTTTATCTGGCTATGGTAAATGA